The DNA region CCCGGCGATGATGCGGGCGTGGTCGCGCAGGAACATTCGCCCCAATGTGGCGATCTGGTCGTTGCGCGAACGTCCGGCCCGGAGCTTTCCGCCCAGCTGGGTGCCGGCCCGTTCGATAAGACCGCGTTCAAGCGAGCCGTGCACGTCCTCGTCCGATTCCGCTGCTGTGTACGCACCGGAAGCAACATCCTCGTCCAGCTGGGTCAGCGCCGCCAGCATGCCGTCGAGCTCGGCTTCATCGAGGAGTCCGGCCTTGTGCAGCACTCGGGCGTGCGCCACGGAACCTGCAATGTCATAGCGGGCCAGCCGCCAGTCGAAATGGGTCGACTTGCTCAGCGCTGCGAGGGCATCTGCGGGCCCGCCGGCAAATCGGCCGCCCCACAGTGCGCCCTCGTTCGTCCCCGAAAGCTCCCCGATCTCGCTCGGCTCTGCCGGAGACCCCGGCGTCAACGGGCCCACCGAGGTCACTCGCCCGCCACCCGGATATCGCGGCCGGCGGCGACCTTGGCGGACATGCCCCACAGCTCGATGAAGCCCTTGGCCTGCGACTGGTCGAAGGTATCGCCGGTGTCGTAAGTGGCGAGGTCGAAGTCGTACAGCGAGGTGCCGGAGCGACGTCCGTTGACGGTCGCCTGGCCGCCGTGCAGCACCATGCGGATGTCGCCGGAGACGTAGCGCTGGGTGTCCTCGATGAAGGCGTCCAGCGAGCGCTTGAGCGGGGAGAACCACTGGCCGTCGTAGACCAGTTCGGCCCAGCGTTGGCCGACGGTGGCCTTGAAGCGGGCCTGCTCGCGTTCGATCGTGATGTCCTCGAGGTGCTTGTGGGCGGTGATCAGCGCCATTGCACCCGGGGCCTCGTAGATTTCGCGGGACTTGATGCCCACGAGCCGGTCTTCGACGACGTCGATCCGGCCCACGCCCTGCGCGCCGGCACGGCGGTTGAGTTCCTTGATGGCCTGCAGCGGGGTGACCTTGACGCCGTCGATCGCTACCGGGACACCGGCTTCGAAGGAGATGATGACCTCGTCCGGTGCCGGCGGGAACTCCGGGGTGGCCGTGTAGTCGTAGATGTCCTTGGTGGGGCCGTTCCAGATGTCCTCGAGGTAGCCGGTTTCGACGGCGCGCCCCCAGACGTTCTGGTCGATCGAGTACGGGTTCTTCTTGGTGGTCTCGATCGGCAGTCCCTTTTCCTCGGCGAAGGCGATGGCCTTGTCACGGGTCAGGGCGAGGTCGCGGACCGGTGCAATGCATTTCAGGTCCGGACCCAGGGTCTGGATGCCCACTTCGAAGCGGACCTGGTCATTGCCCTTGCCGGTGCAGCCGTGGGCCACGGTGGTGGCGCCGAATTCGCGCGCTGCCTTGACCAGGTGCTTGACGATCACCGGGCGGGAGATGGCGGAGACCAGCGGGTAGTGCCCCTGGTAGAGGGCGTTGGCCT from Arthrobacter pascens includes:
- a CDS encoding argininosuccinate synthase, whose product is MTERIVLAYSGGLDTSVAIGWIGEATGAEVIAVAVDVGQGGESLETIRQRALGCGAVEAYVADASDEFANEYCVPTLKANALYQGHYPLVSAISRPVIVKHLVKAAREFGATTVAHGCTGKGNDQVRFEVGIQTLGPDLKCIAPVRDLALTRDKAIAFAEEKGLPIETTKKNPYSIDQNVWGRAVETGYLEDIWNGPTKDIYDYTATPEFPPAPDEVIISFEAGVPVAIDGVKVTPLQAIKELNRRAGAQGVGRIDVVEDRLVGIKSREIYEAPGAMALITAHKHLEDITIEREQARFKATVGQRWAELVYDGQWFSPLKRSLDAFIEDTQRYVSGDIRMVLHGGQATVNGRRSGTSLYDFDLATYDTGDTFDQSQAKGFIELWGMSAKVAAGRDIRVAGE